One stretch of Siphonobacter curvatus DNA includes these proteins:
- a CDS encoding WcaF family extracellular polysaccharide biosynthesis acetyltransferase, with protein sequence MEKTYSGSVDLSRYQQLPQYSSKSWRNRLWFVINALLFASNWPIPVSLKIWILRKFGATIGTGVMIKPSVNIKFPWLLEIGDYVWIGEEVWIDNLVQVRIGSNACLSQGAMLLCGNHNYKSSRFDLMTAPITLEAGVWIGAKSIVCPGVTCFSHAMLAVGSVATTNLEAYGIYRGNPAAKVRTRVIE encoded by the coding sequence ATGGAAAAGACGTACTCGGGAAGCGTTGATCTATCCCGTTACCAGCAACTGCCGCAGTATTCCAGCAAAAGCTGGCGGAATCGCCTCTGGTTTGTAATCAATGCCCTGCTATTCGCCAGTAACTGGCCCATCCCCGTAAGTCTGAAAATCTGGATCTTACGTAAGTTTGGTGCAACGATTGGCACCGGGGTTATGATCAAACCCAGTGTGAACATTAAATTTCCCTGGCTTTTGGAAATTGGCGATTACGTCTGGATTGGCGAAGAAGTATGGATCGATAATTTGGTTCAGGTTCGCATCGGTTCCAATGCCTGTCTGTCGCAGGGAGCCATGTTACTTTGCGGCAATCATAACTACAAATCCTCTCGCTTTGACCTGATGACCGCTCCCATTACGCTCGAAGCTGGCGTCTGGATTGGTGCCAAGTCGATTGTATGCCCGGGAGTCACTTGTTTTTCCCATGCCATGTTAGCAGTGGGCTCAGTAGCTACGACTAACCTAGAGGCATATGGGATTTATCGGGGAAATCCAGCCGCAAAAGTACGCACCCGGGTGATTGAGTAA